From a single Nicotiana tomentosiformis chromosome 2, ASM39032v3, whole genome shotgun sequence genomic region:
- the LOC104111535 gene encoding shaggy-related protein kinase eta — protein sequence MADDKEMSAPVMDGNDAVTGHIISTTIGGKNGEPKQTVSYMAERVVGTGSFGIVFQAKCLENGETVAIKKVLQDRRYKNRELQLMRTLDHPNVVCLKHCFYSTTSKDELFLNLVMEYVPETMYRVLKHYSNMNQRMPLIYVKLYTYQVFRGLAYMHTVAGVCHRDLKPQNVLVDPLTHQVKICDFGSAKVLVKGEANISYICSRFYRAPELIFGATEYTTSIDIWSAGCVLAELLLGQPLFPGENAVDQLVEIIKVLGTPTREEIRCMNPNYTDFRFPQIKAHPWHKVFHKRMPPEAIDLASRLLQYSPSLRCTALEACAHPFFDELREPNARLPNGRPLPPLFNFKQELSGASADLVNRLIPDHIKRQMGLHLFASHGDMT from the exons ATGGCTGATGATAAG GAGATGTCTGCTCCTGTTATGGATGGGAATGATGCAGTCACTGGTCATATAATTTCCACAACCATTGGGGGCAAGAATGGCGAGCCAAAGCAG ACAGTCAGTTACATGGCTGAACGTGTTGTGGGGACTGGATCATTTGGAATTGTCTTTCAG GCAAAATGCCTGGAAAATGGGGAGACTGTGGCTATAAAGAAGGTTCTGCAAGACCGTAGATACAAGAATCGTGAGCTGCAGCTAATGCGCACTTTGGATCACCCAAATGTTGTTTGCCTAAAGCATTGCTTCTATTCAACTACAAGCAAAGATGAACTTTTTCTCAATTTAGTCATGGAATATGTTCCAGAAACTATGTATAGAGTGCTAAAGCATTATAGCAATATGAATCAGAGAATGCCGCTCATCTATGTTAAGCTTTACACATATCAA GTATTTAGAGGGCTGGCTTACATGCATACTGTTGCTGGCGTATGCCATAGGGACTTGAAGCCTCAGAATGTTTTG GTAGACCCTCTTACTCACCAAGTAAAGATCTGTGATTTTGGAAGCGCAAAAGTGCTG GTTAAAGGAGAAGCCAACATCTCATACATCTGCTCCCGGTTTTATCGGGCTCCTGAACtcatatttggtgcaacagagtaTACTACTTCAATTGATATCTGGTCAGCTGGCTGTGTCCTTGCTGAGCTTCTTCTGGGCCAG CCATTGTTCCCCGGAGAAAATGCTGTGGACCAGCTTGTTGAGATAATCAAG GTACTTGGAACACCGACAAGGGAGGAAATTCGCTGTATGAATCCGAACTATACTGATTTCAGGTTTCCACAAATCAAAGCACACCCTTGGCATAAG GTTTTCCACAAACGGATGCCTCCTGAAGCAATTGACCTTGCTTCTCGGCTTCTGCAATACTCACCAAGTCTACGTTGCACCGCA CTTGAAGCATGTGCTCATCCTTTCTTTGATGAGCTTCGTGAACCAAATGCACGGCTTCCCAATGGTCGCCCATTGCCTCCTCTCTTCAATTTTAAGCAGGAG TTGTCTGGTGCCTCTGCAGACCTCGTAAACAGGTTGATACCAGACCATATAAAAAGGCAGATGGGCCTGCATCTTTTTGCATCCCACGGTGACATGACGTGA
- the LOC104111534 gene encoding probable LRR receptor-like serine/threonine-protein kinase At5g45780 isoform X1, producing MVTLVLLIFSIFLFWLAVTPASMSLLSPKGVNYEVAALMSMKNKMRDEYQVLDGWDINSVDPCTWYMVGCSSEGFVISLEMASMGLSGSLSPSIGNLTHLRTLLLQNNQLSGPIPAEIGKLSELLTLDLSGNQFDGEIPRALGRLFRLSYLRLSRNRLSGLIPKPVASLSGLSFLDLSFNNLSGPTPKILAKDYSIAGNSFLCSAMPTQICGGVPKPANEMSSDRKTSNHHRWVVSVIIGVSCTFIVTVMLLVCWVHWYRSNVLTGYVQHDCEFAIGHLKRFSFRELQIATGNFSSKNILGQGGFGVVYKGYLPNRTIVAVKRLRDPNFTGEVQFQTEVEMIGLAVHRNLLRLYGFSMTAEERLLIYPYMPNGSVADCLRDNGRDTPFLDWSKRMHIALGAARGLLYLHEQCNPKIIHRDVKAANILLDESFEAVVGDFGLAKLLDCRDSHVTTAVRGTIGHIAPEYLSTGQSSEKTDVFGYGILLLELITGLKSLDAGNGQGQKGTILDRVRNLFEEKKVEMLVDRDLKGCFNTEELEKTVEVALQCTQSNPNNRPKMSEVLRILEDITGQMGHVDESQGGSNICETRAFSFSRNFSDIHEESSFTIEPIELSGPR from the exons ATGGTAACTTTAGTACTACTCATTTTCTCAATCTTTCTATTTTGGTTGGCCGTTACTCCTGCTTCTATGAGTCTTCTTTCACCTAAGGGTGTCAACTATGAAG TGGCAGCACTGATGTCAATGAAGAATAAGATGAGAGATGAATACCAAGTGTTAGATGGATGGGATATAAATTCAGTGGATCCTTGTACTTGGTACATGGTTGGTTGCTCTTCTGAAGGCTTTGTTATTTCTCT TGAAATGGCGAGTATGGGGTTATCTGGCTCACTTTCCCCCAGTATTGGGAATTTAACTCATCTTCGGACACT GTTGTTGCAGAATAATCAGTTATCTGGTCCAATTCCTGCTGAGATTGGGAAGCTCTCTGAACTGCTGACCCTTGACCTATCCGGTAATCAGTTTGATGGAGAAATTCCTAGGGCGTTGGGTCGCCTGTTCCGTTTAAGTTACTT GAGGCTTAGCAGGAACAGATTATCTGGACTAATTCCTAAACCTGTGGCATCCCTTTCAGGTCTTTCATTCTT GGACTTATCGTTCAATAATCTTAGTGGTCCTACTCCAAAAATTTTGGCTAAAGATTACAG TATTGCAGGAAACAGCTTTCTTTGCTCTGCAATGCCCACACAAATTTGTGGGGGCGTGCCAAAACCAGCAAATG AAATGAGTTCAGACAGGAAGACTAGCAATCATCATCGGTGGGTTGTTTCTGTTATCATTGGGGTCAGTTGCACATTCATAGTTACGGTCATGTTGCTTGTTTGTTGGGTGCATTGGTACAGGTCTAATGTCCTCACAGGATATG TGCAACACGATTGCGAATTCGCCATTGGCCACCTGAAGAGGTTTTCATTCCGTGAATTGCAAATTGCCACTGGAAATTTCAGCTCTAAAAATATACTAGGACAAGGTGGATTTGGAGTAGTCTACAAGGGATACCTTCCCAATAGGACAATAGTGGCTGTCAAAAGATTGAGAGATCCAAATTTCACTGGAGAAGTGCAGTTCCAAACAGAAGTTGAGATGATAGGCTTGGCTGTGCATCGGAACCTTCTACGTTTATATGGATTCTCTATGACTGCAGAGGAAAGATTACTTATTTACCCTTATATGCCAAATGGGAGTGTTGCTGATTGCTTGAGAG ACAATGGTCGGGATACACCATTTTTGGATTGGAGCAAGCGCATGCATATAGCCCTTGGAGCTGCCAGAGGGCTTCTGTATTTGCATGAACAGTGTAATCCTAAAATAATTCACAGGGATGTTAAGGCGGCTAATATTCTTCTTGATGAAAGCTTTGAAGCTGTTGTTGGTGATTTTGGTCTCGCGAAGCTTTTAGACTGTAGAGATTCGCATGTTACAACAGCAGTTCGTGGTACTATAGGTCATATAGCCCCAGAGTATCTATCAACTGGCCAATCATCTGAGAAGACAGATGTCTTTGGATATGGAATACTACTTTTGGAACTCATTACAGGGCTCAAGTCACTAGATGCAGGAAATGGTCAGGGTCAGAAAGGAACTATTCTTGACCGG GTCCGGAATTTATTTGAGGAAAAGAAAGTGGAAATGCTTGTGGATAGGGATCTAAAAGGATGTTTTAATACAGAGGAGCTAGAGAAAACAGTTGAAGTGGCTCTACAGTGCACTCAATCTAACCCCAATAATCGGCCTAAGATGTCAGAGGTTTTGAGAATCCTGGAAGACATTACGGGACAAATGGGGCATGTGGACGAATCACAAGGTGGAAGCAACATATGCGAAACAAGAGCTTTCAGCTTCTCTAGGAATTTTAGCGACATCCATGAAGAATCCTCATTTACCATTGAACCAATTGAGCTTTCAGGACCCAGATAA
- the LOC104111534 gene encoding probable LRR receptor-like serine/threonine-protein kinase At5g45780 isoform X3 yields the protein MRMMIYATLKEEKDPLSYYFHYPLNLKLSHFKNLSKMLKVKQIPCKVYECYGRLSSDILSEFTSFSRFWIDIQIVIAGNSFLCSAMPTQICGGVPKPANEMSSDRKTSNHHRWVVSVIIGVSCTFIVTVMLLVCWVHWYRSNVLTGYVQHDCEFAIGHLKRFSFRELQIATGNFSSKNILGQGGFGVVYKGYLPNRTIVAVKRLRDPNFTGEVQFQTEVEMIGLAVHRNLLRLYGFSMTAEERLLIYPYMPNGSVADCLRDNGRDTPFLDWSKRMHIALGAARGLLYLHEQCNPKIIHRDVKAANILLDESFEAVVGDFGLAKLLDCRDSHVTTAVRGTIGHIAPEYLSTGQSSEKTDVFGYGILLLELITGLKSLDAGNGQGQKGTILDRVRNLFEEKKVEMLVDRDLKGCFNTEELEKTVEVALQCTQSNPNNRPKMSEVLRILEDITGQMGHVDESQGGSNICETRAFSFSRNFSDIHEESSFTIEPIELSGPR from the exons ATGAGGATGATGATATATGCAACACTAAAGGAAGAAAAAGATCCGCTCAGCTATTACTTCCATTATCCTCTGAATCTAAAGCTTtctcattttaagaatttaagcaaAATGTTGAAGGTGAAACAAATTCCCTGCAAAGTGTACGAATGCTATGGAAGGCTGTCATCTGACATTCTATCTGAGTTCACCAGCTTTTCACGATTTTGGATAGACATTCAGATCGT TATTGCAGGAAACAGCTTTCTTTGCTCTGCAATGCCCACACAAATTTGTGGGGGCGTGCCAAAACCAGCAAATG AAATGAGTTCAGACAGGAAGACTAGCAATCATCATCGGTGGGTTGTTTCTGTTATCATTGGGGTCAGTTGCACATTCATAGTTACGGTCATGTTGCTTGTTTGTTGGGTGCATTGGTACAGGTCTAATGTCCTCACAGGATATG TGCAACACGATTGCGAATTCGCCATTGGCCACCTGAAGAGGTTTTCATTCCGTGAATTGCAAATTGCCACTGGAAATTTCAGCTCTAAAAATATACTAGGACAAGGTGGATTTGGAGTAGTCTACAAGGGATACCTTCCCAATAGGACAATAGTGGCTGTCAAAAGATTGAGAGATCCAAATTTCACTGGAGAAGTGCAGTTCCAAACAGAAGTTGAGATGATAGGCTTGGCTGTGCATCGGAACCTTCTACGTTTATATGGATTCTCTATGACTGCAGAGGAAAGATTACTTATTTACCCTTATATGCCAAATGGGAGTGTTGCTGATTGCTTGAGAG ACAATGGTCGGGATACACCATTTTTGGATTGGAGCAAGCGCATGCATATAGCCCTTGGAGCTGCCAGAGGGCTTCTGTATTTGCATGAACAGTGTAATCCTAAAATAATTCACAGGGATGTTAAGGCGGCTAATATTCTTCTTGATGAAAGCTTTGAAGCTGTTGTTGGTGATTTTGGTCTCGCGAAGCTTTTAGACTGTAGAGATTCGCATGTTACAACAGCAGTTCGTGGTACTATAGGTCATATAGCCCCAGAGTATCTATCAACTGGCCAATCATCTGAGAAGACAGATGTCTTTGGATATGGAATACTACTTTTGGAACTCATTACAGGGCTCAAGTCACTAGATGCAGGAAATGGTCAGGGTCAGAAAGGAACTATTCTTGACCGG GTCCGGAATTTATTTGAGGAAAAGAAAGTGGAAATGCTTGTGGATAGGGATCTAAAAGGATGTTTTAATACAGAGGAGCTAGAGAAAACAGTTGAAGTGGCTCTACAGTGCACTCAATCTAACCCCAATAATCGGCCTAAGATGTCAGAGGTTTTGAGAATCCTGGAAGACATTACGGGACAAATGGGGCATGTGGACGAATCACAAGGTGGAAGCAACATATGCGAAACAAGAGCTTTCAGCTTCTCTAGGAATTTTAGCGACATCCATGAAGAATCCTCATTTACCATTGAACCAATTGAGCTTTCAGGACCCAGATAA
- the LOC104111534 gene encoding probable LRR receptor-like serine/threonine-protein kinase At5g45780 isoform X2 codes for MVTLVLLIFSIFLFWLAVTPASMSLLSPKGVNYEVAALMSMKNKMRDEYQVLDGWDINSVDPCTWYMVGCSSEGFVISLEMASMGLSGSLSPSIGNLTHLRTLLLQNNQLSGPIPAEIGKLSELLTLDLSGNQFDGEIPRALGRLFRLSYLRLSRNRLSGLIPKPVASLSGTYRSIILVVLLQKFWLKITGNSFLCSAMPTQICGGVPKPANEMSSDRKTSNHHRWVVSVIIGVSCTFIVTVMLLVCWVHWYRSNVLTGYVQHDCEFAIGHLKRFSFRELQIATGNFSSKNILGQGGFGVVYKGYLPNRTIVAVKRLRDPNFTGEVQFQTEVEMIGLAVHRNLLRLYGFSMTAEERLLIYPYMPNGSVADCLRDNGRDTPFLDWSKRMHIALGAARGLLYLHEQCNPKIIHRDVKAANILLDESFEAVVGDFGLAKLLDCRDSHVTTAVRGTIGHIAPEYLSTGQSSEKTDVFGYGILLLELITGLKSLDAGNGQGQKGTILDRVRNLFEEKKVEMLVDRDLKGCFNTEELEKTVEVALQCTQSNPNNRPKMSEVLRILEDITGQMGHVDESQGGSNICETRAFSFSRNFSDIHEESSFTIEPIELSGPR; via the exons ATGGTAACTTTAGTACTACTCATTTTCTCAATCTTTCTATTTTGGTTGGCCGTTACTCCTGCTTCTATGAGTCTTCTTTCACCTAAGGGTGTCAACTATGAAG TGGCAGCACTGATGTCAATGAAGAATAAGATGAGAGATGAATACCAAGTGTTAGATGGATGGGATATAAATTCAGTGGATCCTTGTACTTGGTACATGGTTGGTTGCTCTTCTGAAGGCTTTGTTATTTCTCT TGAAATGGCGAGTATGGGGTTATCTGGCTCACTTTCCCCCAGTATTGGGAATTTAACTCATCTTCGGACACT GTTGTTGCAGAATAATCAGTTATCTGGTCCAATTCCTGCTGAGATTGGGAAGCTCTCTGAACTGCTGACCCTTGACCTATCCGGTAATCAGTTTGATGGAGAAATTCCTAGGGCGTTGGGTCGCCTGTTCCGTTTAAGTTACTT GAGGCTTAGCAGGAACAGATTATCTGGACTAATTCCTAAACCTGTGGCATCCCTTTCAG GGACTTATCGTTCAATAATCTTAGTGGTCCTACTCCAAAAATTTTGGCTAAAGATTACAG GAAACAGCTTTCTTTGCTCTGCAATGCCCACACAAATTTGTGGGGGCGTGCCAAAACCAGCAAATG AAATGAGTTCAGACAGGAAGACTAGCAATCATCATCGGTGGGTTGTTTCTGTTATCATTGGGGTCAGTTGCACATTCATAGTTACGGTCATGTTGCTTGTTTGTTGGGTGCATTGGTACAGGTCTAATGTCCTCACAGGATATG TGCAACACGATTGCGAATTCGCCATTGGCCACCTGAAGAGGTTTTCATTCCGTGAATTGCAAATTGCCACTGGAAATTTCAGCTCTAAAAATATACTAGGACAAGGTGGATTTGGAGTAGTCTACAAGGGATACCTTCCCAATAGGACAATAGTGGCTGTCAAAAGATTGAGAGATCCAAATTTCACTGGAGAAGTGCAGTTCCAAACAGAAGTTGAGATGATAGGCTTGGCTGTGCATCGGAACCTTCTACGTTTATATGGATTCTCTATGACTGCAGAGGAAAGATTACTTATTTACCCTTATATGCCAAATGGGAGTGTTGCTGATTGCTTGAGAG ACAATGGTCGGGATACACCATTTTTGGATTGGAGCAAGCGCATGCATATAGCCCTTGGAGCTGCCAGAGGGCTTCTGTATTTGCATGAACAGTGTAATCCTAAAATAATTCACAGGGATGTTAAGGCGGCTAATATTCTTCTTGATGAAAGCTTTGAAGCTGTTGTTGGTGATTTTGGTCTCGCGAAGCTTTTAGACTGTAGAGATTCGCATGTTACAACAGCAGTTCGTGGTACTATAGGTCATATAGCCCCAGAGTATCTATCAACTGGCCAATCATCTGAGAAGACAGATGTCTTTGGATATGGAATACTACTTTTGGAACTCATTACAGGGCTCAAGTCACTAGATGCAGGAAATGGTCAGGGTCAGAAAGGAACTATTCTTGACCGG GTCCGGAATTTATTTGAGGAAAAGAAAGTGGAAATGCTTGTGGATAGGGATCTAAAAGGATGTTTTAATACAGAGGAGCTAGAGAAAACAGTTGAAGTGGCTCTACAGTGCACTCAATCTAACCCCAATAATCGGCCTAAGATGTCAGAGGTTTTGAGAATCCTGGAAGACATTACGGGACAAATGGGGCATGTGGACGAATCACAAGGTGGAAGCAACATATGCGAAACAAGAGCTTTCAGCTTCTCTAGGAATTTTAGCGACATCCATGAAGAATCCTCATTTACCATTGAACCAATTGAGCTTTCAGGACCCAGATAA